The DNA window CATTTGATTATTATAATGAGGTTACTGGTACTAATGATATTCTTGAAAAAAGTACAAGTTCTAAAAATAAATCATCTAAAGCAACTATAAAAAAATCTAAAATAACTTTTAAAGCAATCAATGATTCAAGAGGATTAAATTATTTTGTTAATAGATATCCAGCAAATCAAAGAGAAGAAGCAAGAGTTTATTTTAAAAAAATACAAGATTCTTTTCCACAAGTAGCAAAATCTGTTGGAATACCTACAAATGATTTATCATCTGGAATGGCTTCTATAATAGCAGGTGCATATATGGCTTACAATAATGTTAATCTTAATGATGACTATATGAAACCTTTACAAAAACAATTTAAAGAAGCATTAGAAAGTGTCCCTGATTTTGATAAAATGAGTGATAGTGATAAAAAATATGCTTATGATCAAATGGTAATATTAGGAATGACTTTGGCAGTAACTCAGTCACAAAATCAACAAAATCCTAATACAAAAACTACTGCTGAATTAAGAAAAGCTGGTAAAGAAGTTCTTGAAGGACTTCTTGGAGTAGATGCAAGTGATGTAAAAATTACATCATCTGGACTTTCTATATAAAAATATTGTATAAAAAATACTGAGAAAGGTTTTATACTGATGAGGGTTTCTCAGAAATTTAATAATAACTAAATATAATAAAATTTTAGGAGGTAAAATTTATGGGAAAAACTTTTAAATATCTATTTATAGCAATAATTATTGGAGCAGAATTGTTTATA is part of the Fusobacterium nucleatum genome and encodes:
- a CDS encoding cell separation protein — translated: MRKIFRYLFIAIIIGAGLFISEPAYSFAGYDFDYIGFQIEQDTLKRTFDYYNEVTGTNDILEKSTSSKNKSSKATIKKSKITFKAINDSRGLNYFVNRYPANQREEARVYFKKIQDSFPQVAKSVGIPTNDLSSGMASIIAGAYMAYNNVNLNDDYMKPLQKQFKEALESVPDFDKMSDSDKKYAYDQMVILGMTLAVTQSQNQQNPNTKTTAELRKAGKEVLEGLLGVDASDVKITSSGLSI